In Halobacteria archaeon AArc-dxtr1, the sequence ACCGAGCTACCAGCGGCGACGCCACAGCTGAGGCGTCCGGACCGGGCGCAGACGAGGGTGCCGTTTCGCTCTTTTCCGCGTCGATTCCCGAGGCACCAGGACTGTTCGCCGACGCTCGAGAGAACGGCTGCAGCATCTTCGAACTCGCAGACGATAGCGCACACCGTGAGCTCGAAGCGGATGAGCAGGACGTCCTCGACGCGTTCGGGGCGCTCGCAGCGGCGGTCTCCCGTCGGCTCGAGGATCCTGCGTCGAGTCCCTGACCGGGAATCGATTGGCACTGCGAGACGGCGACTGCGGTCCAGAACGGTATCTCTTTTAGTCGGCCACTCCACGAACCGCGTATGACCGCGCTCGGACTGGTGGTCGCGGAGTTCAACCGGCCGATCACCGAGGAGATGGAACAGACGGCGCTCGACGCCGCGGGTGACGCCGGCGTGACCGTCTCCGAGACGGTACACGTCCCTGGCGCCTACGACGCTCCGCTGGCAGCCGACCGCCTCGCTCGTCGCGAGTCGATCGACGCCGTCGCCGTCCTCGGGGCCGTCATTACCGGCGACACCGACCACGATCGAG encodes:
- the ribH gene encoding 6,7-dimethyl-8-ribityllumazine synthase, which codes for MTALGLVVAEFNRPITEEMEQTALDAAGDAGVTVSETVHVPGAYDAPLAADRLARRESIDAVAVLGAVITGDTDHDRVIADAIAGRLADVSLERDTPVTLGVTGPGMSAAEARERVENAATAVEGAIDLATSLPDSKPAAGSDPADDPSSQ